The genome window TCAAACTCCGTGATTTCCTCTTTGATTTTTTCCAAAACCGACCGCGTTTCGGTAAACTCGAATCCCACCCGCGCCGCTTTTTTCTGGACTTTTTCCGCGCGGCATAAAGCCGGCATACCGCGCGGCACAGAATCTAAAATACTCTGGGCGGATTTTTGGCTTTTTTCCGTTTTTTTGATCTGCTCCCAGTTTTGCCAGATCTCGTCCTGTCCGCTGACTTTGGTGTCCGCGAAGACGTGCGGGTGCCGGCGGATCATTTTGTCCGCGACAGCGCGCGCCACGTCAGCAAAAGTAAACGTGTTTTTTTCCTCGGCGATGACGCTGTGCAGAACTATTTGCAAAAGCAGATCGCCTAATTCTTCTTGAAACAAAGCCAGATCTTTTTTATCCAGCGCGTCGAGGGCTTCGTAAGTTTCTTCCAGCAGATAAGGCTTCAGCGAATCGTGTGTCTGCGCCCGATCCCACGGACAGCCGTCCGGCGCGCGCAGCTGGCGGATCGTGTCCAGCAAACGGTTAAACTCGTCCATTGGAAATAGTTTTGTCCGGCAGCGGTTTCTGGTCAATGTCCAACGCCGGTTCATCGCTGGAGAGAATGTCCGGATTGATCTCGACCCTGGCCGCGCCGCGAATTTTGGCAAACCAGCGGTCGTAGATTTCGTTTTCTTTTTTGCGGATCAAATATTTTTTAGCTTCGGAAGATTCGTCCTGATCCGCAAAAAGCTCTTGATTGCTCTCCAGAAAACTATTCAGCTCTTTGTCGGAAACAGCGGTTTTGGGCGCCAGCGTTTTTTTGATCTTTTCGGCGACTAAGCGCGAACGAATGCCGTCGGCTAATTCCGCGGAATCAATATGCTCCTGCGCCAGCGTTTCTTCAAATAATTTTTGAGAGGGAAAACCAGCGCGCAGTCTGGCGATCTCTTCCTGCACATCGGCGGAAGTGACCGCGATGTTCATTTTGGCGGCCTGCTGGCGCACCAGCGTTTGATTGATCATGTCGTCGATGATCGAACGCTGCGTGGTGGCCAGAATAAATTTGCCTTCTTCGGACTCCAGGTCAATGCTGCTCTGGTCGACCAGCGTGATTTTCGCGCTGGCCAGCACGGCTTCAAATTCTGCCAGCGGAATAGCCTCGCCGTTGACCAGCGCGGCGTAAGGCAGGGCGGCCGCGCCGTAGCTGAAAAAGACCGCTAAAAAAAGCAAAAAAAGTTTACGCATATACGTCTTTATTTTAGCATATTATAATTAGCCTATGGACGGCAGATTTAAGCTGGGCAGTTTGACGCTACGCAATGTGCTGGCCGCGCCGCTGGCTGGAATTTCCGATCTGGTCTACCGGGAGATTTGCCTGGAACACGGCGCTGGCCTGGCCTACACCGAGATGATCTCCGTGGCTGGTCTGGCGCGGCAAAACCGCAAAACCCTGCGCTATCTGGCCGTGCGCCGTGACCGGCCGGTGGGCGTGCAGCTTTTCGGCAAAAACCCCGAGGAATTCGCGCGGGCGGTGGATTTTTTGGCGGAAAACACGGACTTTGCCTGTGTGGATATCAATATGGGCTGTCCGGTGCGCAAAGTGGTTAGCTCCGGCGCCGGCGCGGCGTTGATGCAAAATTTGCCGCTGGCGCGGGAGATCATTGAAGTAACCGCCGCCAAATCTCCGGCGCCGGTTACGGTGAAATTTCGCCTCGGCTGGGACGCCAAAAATTTAAATTTTTTAGAGCTGGGCAAGATTGCCGAGCAGGCCGGCGCCGCGGCGGTAACTCTGCACGCGCGTACCAGACAGCAGGCTTACGCCAGAGAGGCGGATTGGACAAAAATTAAAGAATTGGCCGCCGCTGTGCAAATACCGGTAATCGGCAACGGCGATGTCAAAACGCGGGCGGATATCGGCGCGCTGCTGGCGCAGACTGGCTGCGCCGCGGCCATGATCGGCCGCGCGGCGATCGGCAATCCCTGGATTTTTGAGACGGCGGACACGGTGTCGCCGCGGCAGCGCGCCGAGATGTATTTGGAGCATACGCGGCGGTTATTGCGGTATCAGCCGGACAATGAGGGCAAAACTATCGCCGAGATGCGCAAATTTGCCACGCGCTA of Candidatus Margulisiibacteriota bacterium contains these proteins:
- the mazG gene encoding nucleoside triphosphate pyrophosphohydrolase, whose amino-acid sequence is MDEFNRLLDTIRQLRAPDGCPWDRAQTHDSLKPYLLEETYEALDALDKKDLALFQEELGDLLLQIVLHSVIAEEKNTFTFADVARAVADKMIRRHPHVFADTKVSGQDEIWQNWEQIKKTEKSQKSAQSILDSVPRGMPALCRAEKVQKKAARVGFEFTETRSVLEKIKEEITEF
- a CDS encoding tRNA-dihydrouridine synthase family protein; translated protein: MDGRFKLGSLTLRNVLAAPLAGISDLVYREICLEHGAGLAYTEMISVAGLARQNRKTLRYLAVRRDRPVGVQLFGKNPEEFARAVDFLAENTDFACVDINMGCPVRKVVSSGAGAALMQNLPLAREIIEVTAAKSPAPVTVKFRLGWDAKNLNFLELGKIAEQAGAAAVTLHARTRQQAYAREADWTKIKELAAAVQIPVIGNGDVKTRADIGALLAQTGCAAAMIGRAAIGNPWIFETADTVSPRQRAEMYLEHTRRLLRYQPDNEGKTIAEMRKFATRYISGFAGAAELRREINTLSDYASLEKLLRGVLSPA
- a CDS encoding SurA N-terminal domain-containing protein gives rise to the protein MRKLFLLFLAVFFSYGAAALPYAALVNGEAIPLAEFEAVLASAKITLVDQSSIDLESEEGKFILATTQRSIIDDMINQTLVRQQAAKMNIAVTSADVQEEIARLRAGFPSQKLFEETLAQEHIDSAELADGIRSRLVAEKIKKTLAPKTAVSDKELNSFLESNQELFADQDESSEAKKYLIRKKENEIYDRWFAKIRGAARVEINPDILSSDEPALDIDQKPLPDKTISNGRV